A single window of Flavobacterium aestivum DNA harbors:
- a CDS encoding leucine-rich repeat domain-containing protein, translated as MKNIITLFLTVIFSISSLASIPDQEKKILLKLYNDTNGSHWNVKWDLNAPISTWYGVKIQNDKVVAINLLNNNLVGKLPVEITKLENLEGLNLFKNQLSGQIPENIGDLKNLKELNLSFNKLTGAIPNSICKLTHLTKLMLFMNDLSGELPSDIGNLKELEIISLFNNNLSGQLPVSLYELKKLKDLVLSSNKFSGQISWSVADMESLENLSLFDNKLEGQIPMNMTKMKNLVSMNVSYNSFTGLVPREIAALDDFNLTMLNQNGVAFQMEVAKEKKGVLAADE; from the coding sequence ATGAAAAACATTATCACATTATTTCTAACCGTTATTTTTTCGATTTCATCATTGGCTAGTATTCCCGATCAGGAAAAGAAGATTTTGTTAAAATTATATAATGACACAAATGGAAGTCATTGGAATGTAAAATGGGATTTGAATGCACCAATATCTACTTGGTATGGAGTGAAAATTCAAAATGATAAAGTAGTTGCAATTAATCTATTAAATAATAACTTAGTAGGAAAGTTGCCTGTAGAGATTACCAAATTAGAAAATTTAGAGGGATTAAATTTATTTAAAAATCAGCTATCCGGACAAATACCTGAAAATATAGGAGATCTAAAAAATCTGAAAGAACTGAATCTTTCGTTTAACAAGTTAACAGGAGCTATACCTAATTCTATTTGTAAATTAACGCATTTGACCAAACTAATGCTTTTTATGAATGACCTATCTGGGGAATTACCAAGTGATATTGGTAATCTGAAAGAATTAGAGATAATATCATTATTCAATAATAATTTATCGGGACAATTACCAGTTTCATTGTATGAATTAAAAAAACTAAAAGACTTGGTATTAAGCAGTAATAAATTCTCAGGTCAAATTAGTTGGAGCGTTGCGGATATGGAGTCATTAGAAAATCTAAGCTTATTCGATAATAAATTAGAAGGTCAGATTCCTATGAATATGACTAAGATGAAAAATTTAGTAAGCATGAATGTTTCCTATAACTCATTTACAGGTTTGGTTCCTAGAGAAATAGCCGCTCTAGATGACTTTAACCTTACCATGCTTAATCAGAATGGAGTCGCTTTTCAGATGGAAGTTGCTAAAGAAAAAAAGGGTGTATTAGCAGCTGATGAATAA
- a CDS encoding SusC/RagA family TonB-linked outer membrane protein — MKKKLYYLSWLSIFLVSFGINAQNTQPLIQSKLDGTVINKITNQPVSGASVNIKGTTHGVITDTEGKFYFQTGQKFPYTLIVTYIGYKKTEVIVDGNPVIINLEEDLQELNELVVVGYGAQKKKDITGAIASVPKANLNQVTSSADNLLRGAVPGVVVTQSSGRPGASSSVRIRGGNSITAGNEPLYVVDGVLIYNDNNNGTAGVALAGAGVNVLSTINPGDIESIEVLKDASATAIYGSRGANGVVLITTKKGTKGQDIISYQGYFGVQSVSKKLNVLGASQWASLRNDVQASIGQAPSFTAEQIEAFKTSGSYDWQSEVFRIAPVQNHQLTFSGGDDRSRYAVSGSYFDQEGVVIGTDFKRISLRANYERNYSQKFKFGVNTNFTNSISNGVGANSSGREPSPLVSALLIAPVVPIRNPDGSYNVTQNPYATSVNGYIPNPINDLENTTNENKINRILTSLFGEYKINKEITAKVSVSGDVINTKQNYYAPSNTTNGAANKGLASVGNRLVSSVLNENTLNYNTHFGKDHKFSALLGYTLQYTNGEVVTAGANKFVNDANTYNALQDGTAAKPSSDAFESVLKSWLSRANYSYKGRYNFTASLRADGSSRFGSESLWGYFPSAGFSWNITEEDFAKDLEGVTEAKLRLSAGTTGNQEIGNYLSLASIGSVNYSFGGTIQTGLAPTRLANPDLRWEKTTQYNIGLDLSLLDRKINFVFDAYYKKTNDLLINVPIPLTSGYSTVLQNIGGVENKGIEIGLITENIKTENFSWNSNLVFSANKNEVVEIGNGVDQFFPVVPNGSLLQQQPVTVKVGSPLGTFWGYKTNGIFQTQEEINTQPKINSLANTKVGDRKYVDTNGDGIISAADKGDLGSSQPKFVGSFSNTLSYNDFDLQFSFQGAYGGKVFNALNQQLEISTLGTNASAVLEDRWTPTNPSNEIPRASSSPLGIVSERYVEDASFLRLKLITFGYTFPKSLSSKIGTKSVKLYVSAENLITWTKYTGYDPEVSSYEQNNLYPGIDFGAYPNSKTFITGVNVTF, encoded by the coding sequence ATGAAAAAAAAGTTATATTATCTTTCATGGCTTAGCATTTTTCTGGTTTCATTTGGAATCAATGCACAAAATACTCAGCCACTTATTCAGTCTAAACTCGATGGAACTGTAATTAATAAAATCACAAATCAGCCAGTTTCAGGAGCTTCTGTAAATATTAAAGGGACTACGCACGGAGTAATAACAGATACAGAAGGTAAATTTTATTTTCAAACAGGTCAAAAATTTCCATATACATTAATCGTAACTTATATAGGGTATAAAAAAACTGAAGTAATAGTTGATGGAAATCCAGTTATCATCAATTTGGAGGAAGACCTTCAAGAATTAAATGAGTTGGTAGTTGTAGGGTACGGAGCCCAAAAGAAAAAAGATATCACAGGAGCAATAGCCTCGGTTCCAAAAGCAAATCTTAATCAAGTTACCTCTTCGGCAGATAATTTATTGAGAGGAGCTGTACCAGGAGTAGTGGTTACCCAAAGTTCAGGACGACCGGGAGCTTCTTCGAGTGTTCGCATTAGAGGAGGAAATTCAATTACAGCAGGAAATGAACCGCTTTATGTTGTAGACGGGGTATTGATTTACAATGATAACAATAATGGTACGGCAGGAGTGGCTTTAGCAGGAGCAGGAGTCAATGTATTATCAACTATTAATCCAGGTGATATTGAATCTATTGAAGTATTAAAAGATGCATCTGCAACAGCAATTTATGGATCGCGTGGTGCCAATGGGGTTGTTCTTATTACTACCAAAAAAGGAACCAAAGGGCAAGATATCATTTCATATCAAGGTTATTTTGGTGTACAATCAGTATCCAAAAAACTGAATGTACTAGGTGCTTCACAATGGGCAAGCTTGCGTAATGATGTTCAGGCAAGTATAGGACAAGCGCCTTCATTTACAGCTGAACAAATTGAAGCATTTAAAACATCGGGAAGCTATGACTGGCAGTCAGAAGTTTTTAGAATTGCACCCGTTCAAAATCATCAATTAACATTTTCAGGTGGAGATGACCGTTCCCGATATGCTGTTTCAGGAAGTTATTTCGATCAGGAAGGAGTTGTAATTGGAACAGATTTCAAACGAATTTCTCTTCGTGCCAATTACGAGAGGAATTATTCTCAAAAATTTAAGTTTGGAGTAAACACTAATTTTACCAATTCGATATCGAATGGGGTTGGAGCCAATAGTTCAGGTAGAGAACCTAGCCCGTTAGTTAGTGCATTGTTGATAGCTCCTGTAGTTCCTATTAGAAATCCTGATGGGAGTTATAATGTGACGCAGAATCCTTATGCGACTTCCGTAAATGGTTATATTCCAAATCCAATTAATGATTTAGAGAATACTACCAATGAGAACAAAATCAACAGAATTCTGACTAGCTTATTTGGGGAGTATAAAATCAACAAAGAAATTACAGCTAAAGTATCCGTTAGCGGTGATGTAATTAATACAAAGCAGAATTATTATGCTCCATCCAATACTACCAATGGAGCAGCGAATAAAGGATTGGCTTCTGTTGGTAATAGATTAGTGAGTTCAGTATTGAACGAAAACACTTTGAATTACAATACTCATTTTGGGAAGGACCACAAGTTTTCGGCTTTGTTGGGTTATACGCTGCAATATACCAATGGAGAAGTAGTTACAGCAGGAGCCAATAAATTTGTAAATGATGCTAACACCTATAATGCTTTACAAGACGGAACGGCTGCCAAGCCATCTAGTGATGCATTCGAAAGTGTATTGAAATCGTGGTTGTCAAGAGCAAATTATTCTTATAAAGGCCGATATAATTTTACTGCATCACTGCGTGCTGATGGATCATCAAGATTTGGATCGGAATCACTTTGGGGTTATTTCCCATCAGCAGGATTTTCCTGGAACATTACCGAAGAAGATTTTGCCAAAGATCTTGAAGGAGTAACCGAAGCTAAACTTAGATTAAGCGCTGGGACAACCGGAAATCAGGAAATTGGAAATTATCTTTCATTGGCTTCAATTGGTTCTGTCAATTATTCTTTTGGTGGTACGATTCAAACAGGATTGGCACCAACTCGTTTGGCAAATCCAGATTTAAGATGGGAAAAAACGACGCAATATAATATTGGTTTGGATTTATCACTTTTGGACAGAAAAATCAATTTTGTTTTCGATGCGTATTATAAAAAAACAAATGATTTGCTTATTAATGTTCCTATTCCGCTTACTTCAGGATATTCTACAGTTCTTCAAAATATTGGAGGGGTTGAAAATAAGGGGATCGAAATTGGTTTGATTACAGAAAACATAAAAACAGAAAATTTTTCATGGAATTCAAATCTGGTCTTTTCTGCCAATAAAAATGAAGTGGTAGAAATTGGAAATGGAGTTGACCAATTCTTTCCAGTAGTTCCAAATGGTTCTTTGTTGCAACAACAACCCGTAACGGTAAAAGTGGGTTCACCTCTAGGAACTTTTTGGGGATACAAGACGAATGGTATTTTTCAAACACAGGAAGAAATCAATACACAACCCAAAATAAACAGTCTTGCTAATACCAAAGTGGGAGATAGAAAATATGTTGATACTAATGGTGATGGAATAATTTCGGCAGCAGACAAAGGGGATCTTGGAAGTTCACAGCCAAAATTTGTTGGTAGTTTCAGTAATACACTTTCTTATAATGATTTTGATTTACAATTTTCATTTCAGGGAGCTTATGGAGGCAAAGTATTTAATGCTTTAAACCAGCAATTAGAAATCTCTACTCTCGGGACAAATGCCTCGGCAGTTCTAGAAGATCGTTGGACTCCCACTAATCCAAGTAATGAAATTCCTAGAGCATCAAGTTCTCCTCTGGGAATTGTATCAGAACGATATGTAGAAGATGCTTCTTTCTTGAGATTAAAACTCATCACTTTTGGATACACATTCCCTAAAAGTCTTTCTTCAAAAATTGGAACAAAGAGTGTAAAATTATATGTGTCAGCCGAAAACCTAATCACTTGGACGAAATACACGGGCTATGATCCAGAGGTGAGTTCTTATGAACAAAACAATTTATATCCCGGAATTGATTTTGGTGCTTATCCAAATTCTAAAACATTCATCACGGGAGTGAACGTAACTTTTTAA
- a CDS encoding RagB/SusD family nutrient uptake outer membrane protein: MKKIITYLLSATILVSCTELEVTPTSFITEENFFKTQDDAVASVTAVYASLSLDPGEQSLFGRNLYFLTDMASDYAAAGVSATNPQVRALSSLTHDATTDRVQVAWRQIYNGINRANVAIDNIPKTSGSDVVKTRLINEAKFIRALLYFQAVRLWGGVPITLHEPTSIQLESLKSKRATVNEVYAQIISDLTAAESLPTIYPANEAGRATSGAAKAILTKVYLTRKDWPNAILKAKEVINGGYGYALFENFADIFNKTKKNGKEHIFSVQFEPNQAGNGSSGSTFQATSFTGFTATEPADIISDVALFYDIYAAGDTRRDVSYKKQLLNPATGTLYTFPKPIFSKYLDLTNLATPGNVAINFPLIRYADILLSFAEATNEQSGPTAEALEAVNQVRRRAFGKPIFTPDATVDLIGLTNVQLRAAIREERKKEFVQEGQRWFDLVRWGTLVSEVKKVTAKNSVSERNNLYPIPQSERNIDPVGLPQNTGY, from the coding sequence ATGAAAAAGATAATAACATACCTATTAAGTGCCACTATATTAGTATCGTGCACCGAGCTGGAGGTAACGCCAACCTCCTTTATAACCGAAGAGAATTTCTTCAAAACTCAGGATGATGCCGTGGCGAGTGTAACAGCAGTTTATGCCTCTTTGAGTCTAGATCCGGGAGAACAGAGTCTATTTGGGAGAAATCTTTATTTCTTGACAGATATGGCTTCTGATTATGCTGCGGCAGGAGTTTCGGCTACGAATCCGCAAGTGAGGGCTTTAAGTAGTTTGACCCATGATGCCACTACGGATCGTGTTCAAGTGGCTTGGCGCCAAATTTATAATGGAATAAACAGAGCTAATGTAGCGATTGACAATATTCCTAAAACTTCAGGTTCTGATGTTGTAAAAACCAGATTGATTAATGAAGCCAAATTCATCAGAGCATTATTATACTTTCAGGCAGTTCGCCTTTGGGGAGGAGTTCCAATTACTTTACATGAGCCAACCTCCATTCAATTGGAGAGTTTAAAATCAAAAAGAGCAACTGTAAATGAGGTATATGCTCAAATTATTTCGGATTTAACAGCAGCAGAAAGTTTACCGACAATTTATCCTGCCAATGAAGCCGGACGAGCAACTTCGGGTGCAGCAAAAGCGATTTTGACCAAAGTGTATTTGACTAGGAAGGATTGGCCAAATGCAATTCTTAAAGCCAAGGAAGTGATTAATGGTGGATACGGATATGCACTTTTTGAAAATTTTGCTGACATATTTAATAAAACAAAAAAGAACGGAAAAGAGCACATTTTTTCAGTTCAGTTCGAGCCTAATCAAGCAGGAAATGGTTCCAGCGGAAGCACTTTTCAGGCAACTTCTTTCACCGGATTTACAGCGACAGAACCCGCAGATATCATTTCGGATGTAGCCTTGTTTTATGATATTTATGCAGCAGGAGATACCCGAAGAGATGTGAGTTATAAAAAGCAATTATTGAATCCGGCTACCGGAACGCTTTATACATTTCCGAAACCCATTTTTAGTAAATATTTAGACCTTACCAATTTAGCAACGCCAGGAAATGTAGCTATTAATTTTCCACTCATTCGCTATGCCGATATCCTTTTGTCTTTTGCGGAAGCGACCAATGAACAAAGCGGACCAACAGCAGAAGCTCTAGAAGCTGTGAATCAGGTAAGAAGAAGAGCATTTGGAAAACCAATCTTTACTCCGGATGCTACGGTGGATTTGATAGGACTTACAAATGTTCAGCTAAGAGCGGCAATCCGAGAAGAACGCAAAAAAGAATTTGTTCAGGAAGGACAACGTTGGTTTGATTTGGTTCGTTGGGGAACACTGGTTAGCGAAGTAAAAAAAGTAACTGCTAAAAACTCAGTTTCGGAAAGAAACAATTTGTACCCAATACCTCAAAGTGAGCGAAATATTGACCCTGTAGGGTTGCCACAAAATACAGGTTATTAA
- a CDS encoding arylsulfatase: protein MKNFKLNWKIKSPQNGLLVIALFVAQFGFAQNKPDANYKGVIGKTLADSKEYWPEPVRAPAGAPNIVWILLDDVGFGASSAFGGLIQTPTFDALANNGLRYTNFHTTAICAPTRAALLTGRNSGKAHVSGFSHTVLSAGFPGWDGRIPSDKGTVAEILRENGYNTFAVGKYGVTPDEDATDAGPFDRWPTGKGFDHFFGFLGSQTDQYKPDLVEDQAHVKPDGRHLTDQITDKAIGYIQRQQKAAPGKPFFLYYAPGAVHAPHQVEASWSDAYKGKFDEGWDVYREKVLANQKKLGVIPTNAVLPERNALITEWKKLTPDQKKVYTRFMEVYAGYLTYTDHEIGRVVNYLKESNQLDNTLIFVAIGDNGASKEGTLQGTISQNLFAKGVSDEQNLQDNLNNIGEIGTAKGLNTNYPLGWAQATNTPFKNWKQDAHSEGGTRNPLIVFYPKGIKEKGGIRNQYSHVTDILPTTLDIAGIKAPETIREIKQDKIQGSSLYASLNDAKAESLHKVQYYYIFGNRAIYKEGWKAAAAHLPDSFALKSSIGKGEAPKPTNFDTDVWELYNLNEDLNERVNLAQKYPEKLAELKKLFDEQAKENNLYPLIDWQDVLGRKIHNASGDKNQNLQELIHKGAQSGSSN from the coding sequence ATGAAAAATTTTAAACTCAATTGGAAAATCAAGAGCCCTCAAAATGGGCTATTAGTTATTGCTTTGTTTGTCGCACAATTTGGCTTTGCCCAAAATAAACCAGATGCGAACTATAAAGGCGTTATCGGTAAAACATTGGCTGACTCCAAGGAATATTGGCCAGAACCTGTAAGAGCACCTGCGGGTGCACCCAATATAGTTTGGATTTTACTGGATGATGTAGGATTTGGAGCCTCCAGTGCTTTTGGAGGTTTAATACAAACGCCAACTTTTGATGCGTTGGCCAATAATGGATTGCGTTATACCAATTTTCACACCACAGCAATTTGCGCCCCAACTCGTGCAGCATTATTAACGGGTAGAAATTCAGGAAAAGCTCATGTTAGCGGCTTCTCACACACCGTTCTTTCGGCTGGTTTTCCGGGTTGGGACGGAAGAATCCCATCAGATAAAGGAACGGTTGCTGAAATATTAAGAGAGAATGGGTATAACACTTTTGCAGTGGGTAAATATGGGGTAACTCCAGATGAGGATGCTACTGATGCAGGTCCTTTTGACCGCTGGCCTACAGGGAAAGGATTCGATCATTTCTTTGGATTCTTAGGATCGCAGACAGATCAGTATAAACCTGATTTGGTAGAAGATCAGGCACATGTAAAACCAGACGGAAGACATTTGACTGATCAAATTACCGATAAAGCTATTGGCTATATTCAAAGACAACAAAAAGCAGCACCGGGAAAACCATTCTTTCTGTACTACGCACCAGGAGCAGTTCATGCACCACATCAGGTAGAAGCTTCTTGGAGTGATGCTTATAAAGGGAAATTTGACGAAGGTTGGGATGTATATCGCGAAAAAGTATTGGCAAATCAAAAGAAATTAGGAGTAATCCCTACCAATGCCGTATTGCCGGAACGTAATGCACTTATTACCGAGTGGAAAAAACTAACTCCAGACCAAAAGAAAGTGTATACAAGATTCATGGAAGTGTATGCGGGATATCTTACCTATACTGATCACGAAATTGGTAGAGTGGTGAATTACTTGAAAGAAAGCAATCAATTGGATAATACTCTGATTTTTGTAGCTATCGGTGATAATGGAGCCAGTAAAGAAGGTACTTTGCAGGGAACAATAAGCCAAAACCTTTTTGCTAAAGGGGTGTCCGATGAACAAAATCTTCAGGATAATTTGAATAATATAGGAGAAATAGGTACTGCAAAAGGCTTGAATACCAACTATCCATTAGGTTGGGCACAAGCTACCAATACCCCTTTTAAAAATTGGAAACAAGATGCACATTCAGAAGGAGGAACGCGCAATCCGTTGATTGTTTTTTATCCAAAAGGGATTAAGGAAAAAGGAGGAATCAGAAACCAATATAGCCACGTAACGGATATACTTCCTACTACATTGGATATTGCCGGAATCAAAGCACCAGAAACGATTAGGGAAATCAAGCAAGATAAAATTCAAGGTTCATCTCTATATGCTTCGTTGAATGATGCTAAAGCCGAATCGTTACACAAAGTGCAGTATTACTATATTTTCGGAAACAGAGCTATTTACAAAGAGGGTTGGAAAGCAGCTGCAGCACACCTTCCGGATTCATTTGCATTAAAAAGTTCAATAGGTAAAGGTGAAGCTCCAAAACCAACCAATTTTGATACCGATGTTTGGGAGTTGTACAATTTAAACGAAGATTTAAACGAACGCGTAAACTTGGCTCAAAAATATCCTGAAAAATTGGCTGAGCTTAAAAAATTGTTTGATGAGCAAGCCAAAGAAAATAATTTGTATCCGTTGATTGATTGGCAAGATGTATTGGGTAGAAAAATACATAATGCTAGTGGAGACAAAAATCAAAATCTTCAGGAATTGATTCATAAAGGAGCACAATCCGGAAGCAGTAATTAA
- a CDS encoding sterol desaturase family protein yields MAIDQNLKRKLTRDLSISLLIYTLPVLAIYLYFKLSNGIVTESQLTLPSFLEFVKPAFQNIRTWGLIAFMLVLGVIEFAAGLYDDQWTGTERKIDIICFLAPKLLLPPVIAFFSLTVLPFLIPNLENTLSWVPFWGGFFLIAVADDLTQYWYHRLHHQVPFLWRFHRTHHSAPYMGMAMASRQNFIYTVFFSQIYLTATLTYLGLGLPALFVTVIKSFITLGAHSSIAWDKPFYKYKALHPIAWVLERLISTPATHHAHHADTSGDGVGHFKGNFGNMFFLWDVIFGTGLITRKFPESYGTKSYKSEEWYAQFLWPIFKSKKEGSPLVEGVLALPISQKRDIVPTNQSYYEPLQS; encoded by the coding sequence ATGGCAATAGATCAAAATTTAAAAAGAAAACTAACAAGAGACTTAAGCATTAGTCTTTTGATTTACACCTTGCCGGTATTGGCAATCTATCTTTATTTTAAGTTAAGCAATGGTATCGTAACAGAATCACAGCTTACATTACCATCATTTTTAGAATTTGTAAAACCTGCATTCCAAAATATTCGAACATGGGGTTTGATTGCTTTTATGCTCGTTTTAGGAGTCATAGAATTTGCAGCAGGTTTGTATGATGACCAATGGACAGGAACGGAACGCAAAATTGATATCATTTGTTTTTTAGCTCCAAAGTTGCTTTTACCGCCCGTAATTGCTTTTTTTAGCTTGACAGTTTTACCTTTTTTAATTCCAAATCTTGAAAATACACTTTCATGGGTTCCGTTTTGGGGAGGATTTTTTCTGATTGCGGTTGCAGATGATTTAACGCAATATTGGTACCATCGTTTGCATCATCAAGTACCGTTTTTATGGCGTTTTCATAGAACACATCATTCGGCTCCGTATATGGGAATGGCGATGGCTTCAAGACAAAATTTTATTTATACCGTGTTTTTCTCCCAAATTTATTTGACGGCTACATTGACTTACTTAGGCTTAGGATTGCCAGCTTTGTTTGTTACCGTTATAAAAAGTTTTATCACCTTGGGAGCACATTCCAGTATAGCTTGGGACAAACCGTTTTATAAATACAAAGCATTACACCCGATAGCATGGGTTTTGGAACGTTTGATTTCGACTCCAGCAACGCATCATGCGCATCATGCTGATACAAGCGGTGACGGAGTAGGTCATTTTAAGGGAAACTTTGGGAATATGTTTTTCCTGTGGGATGTGATTTTTGGAACGGGTTTAATCACTCGAAAATTCCCTGAATCATACGGTACGAAATCATATAAAAGCGAAGAATGGTATGCACAATTTCTTTGGCCTATATTCAAGTCTAAAAAAGAGGGAAGTCCATTAGTAGAGGGTGTACTTGCGTTGCCAATTTCTCAAAAAAGAGATATTGTTCCAACGAATCAAAGTTATTATGAACCATTACAATCTTAA